A portion of the Clostridium gelidum genome contains these proteins:
- a CDS encoding glycyl-radical enzyme activating protein, which translates to MEKNNNLMGRIFDIRRFSTHDGDGIRTTIFLKGCPLKCAWCQNPEGISSEENLIYFENKCINCGLCVKNCSNESIIEKGGKICIVKEKCTDEQNHVAVDICPTGALTMDSKSYTLDEVVEIAIKDKAFFKYGGGVTLSGGEPFSQADFTIALLKRLKEIGINTAIETSLFVSSEYLLEALLYLDIIFADFKEFDNKKHKAFTGVSNELIKRNIKLILESDKKDYVIIRTPLIPNFTANNDNISAISKYISDIYPNVKYELLNYNPLAKSKYNLIDNLDYCFEENPKMYTDEQMKEFQDIAYLEGVQNLIK; encoded by the coding sequence ATGGAAAAAAACAATAATCTAATGGGAAGAATTTTTGATATAAGAAGATTTTCAACCCATGATGGTGATGGAATAAGAACAACAATTTTTCTTAAAGGCTGTCCATTAAAATGTGCATGGTGTCAAAATCCTGAGGGCATTTCTTCAGAAGAGAATTTAATATATTTTGAAAATAAATGCATTAATTGTGGATTATGCGTAAAAAATTGCTCTAATGAATCGATAATAGAAAAAGGTGGCAAAATATGTATTGTTAAAGAAAAATGTACAGACGAGCAAAATCATGTTGCTGTTGATATTTGTCCTACAGGTGCATTAACCATGGATTCTAAGAGTTATACTTTAGATGAAGTGGTGGAAATAGCAATAAAAGACAAAGCATTTTTTAAATATGGTGGTGGAGTTACCTTATCTGGTGGAGAACCATTTTCTCAAGCGGATTTTACCATTGCGTTACTCAAACGTCTAAAAGAGATTGGAATAAATACAGCTATAGAAACTTCACTATTTGTGTCTAGCGAATATCTATTAGAAGCATTACTTTATCTTGATATAATATTTGCAGATTTTAAGGAATTTGATAATAAAAAACATAAAGCTTTTACAGGTGTCAGTAATGAGCTTATTAAAAGAAATATTAAGCTTATTTTAGAAAGTGATAAGAAAGATTATGTCATTATTAGAACACCACTGATACCAAACTTTACAGCAAATAATGATAATATTAGTGCTATAAGTAAATATATTTCAGACATTTATCCAAATGTAAAATATGAATTACTAAATTATAATCCGCTTGCAAAATCAAAATATAATTTAATAGATAATTTGGATTATTGTTTTGAAGAAAACCCCAAGATGTATACAGATGAGCAAATGAAAGAATTTCAGGATATTGCTTATTTAGAAGGAGTACAAAACTTAATAAAGTAG
- a CDS encoding transaldolase family protein has protein sequence MLILVDDANLEAIKKIYEEFPCDGVTTNPSILKKQGGNPMEVLKAIREFLPEGAQLHAQVVSLTAEKMVDEAHHMLEVLGKDTFIKVPVTSEGIKAMKLLKNENVNITATAIYTSMQAFIAAKAGARYTAPYVNRIDNMGADGVQVAKDIHDMFRMHNLNADVLAASFKNSQQVLNLCKHGIGSVTAAPDVIEGLIKHDATTNAVDVFTKDFYSLVGEGNTMENL, from the coding sequence ATGTTAATATTAGTCGATGATGCAAATTTAGAAGCAATCAAAAAAATCTATGAAGAATTTCCATGTGATGGGGTAACAACAAATCCTTCTATATTGAAGAAACAAGGTGGAAATCCAATGGAAGTGTTAAAAGCAATTAGAGAATTTTTACCAGAAGGAGCACAACTTCATGCACAAGTAGTATCATTAACTGCTGAAAAAATGGTTGATGAAGCTCATCATATGTTAGAAGTACTTGGGAAAGATACGTTTATAAAAGTTCCTGTAACAAGTGAAGGAATTAAAGCTATGAAGTTATTAAAGAATGAAAATGTAAATATAACAGCTACAGCTATTTATACATCAATGCAAGCATTCATAGCAGCAAAAGCAGGAGCTAGATATACAGCACCATATGTAAATAGAATAGATAATATGGGAGCTGATGGAGTTCAGGTTGCAAAAGATATTCATGATATGTTTAGAATGCATAATTTAAATGCTGATGTACTCGCAGCAAGTTTTAAAAATTCACAACAAGTCTTAAATTTATGTAAACATGGAATTGGATCTGTTACAGCTGCACCAGATGTAATAGAAGGATTAATTAAACATGATGCAACAACTAATGCAGTAGATGTATTTACGAAAGATTTCTATAGTTTAGTTGGTGAAGGAAATACAATGGAAAATTTATAG